The genomic region CACTAAGCGCGTAGACGACTATTTTTGGCTCAACAATAGGGAAGATCCAGCGGTGATCGCCTACCTCGAGGCAGAAAATGCGTATTATGAGGCGGAAACTGCTCATACAAAGGGCTTGCAGGACGCTCTCTTTAAGGAAATGAAGGCACGCATTAAGGAGGACGACAGCTCGGTGCCCTATTTCTACAACGGCTATTGGTATATCACCCGTATGGAGCAGGACAAAGATTACCCGATCTTCACTCGTCGCAAGGGCACGATGGAGGGAGCTGAGGAGGTACTTTTCGACTGCAATACTATGGCTGAGGGGCACGCTTATTTCGACTTGGGCGGCTTTGCTATCAGCGATGACAATAGGTGGGCAGTATTTGGTGTGGACACCGTATCACGTAGGCAATATACGCTGAGGGTGAAGGACTTGCAGACGGGTGAGATACTCGCCGATGCCATAAAGAACACGACAGGCAGCGGGGTGTGGGCAGCTGACAATAAGACGATTTTCTACACCCAAAAGAACCCGCAAACGCTGCGGTCGGACAAGGTGTATCGCCACGAGCGCGGCACGGCAGCTAAGGGCGATGTGCTCGTATTTGATGAGAAGGACGATACTTTCTATGCGCACGTCTACCGTGAGAAATCCAAAAAGTATATAGTGATTACCTCCGAGAGCACGATGACCACTGAGTGTCAGATATTGCGCTCAGACAACCCCAAAGGTAAGTTTAAAGTATTCCAAAAGCGCGAACGCGGCTTGGAGTATGAGATTTCACATTACGGCGATCATTTCTATATCGTAACCAACAAGGATGGGGCTACGAACTTCAAGCTGATGCGTACCCCTGAGACGGCAACCGGCAAAAGCCATTGGACGGAGGTGATACCGCACCGCAAAGATGTGAGGCTCAATGATATAGAGATATTTAAGAACTACTTGGTGGTTGAGGAGACATACCAAGGGCTGGATCGCATCCATATACGTCCGTGGAGTGGAGGCGAGGGCTACTATCTGCCTTTTGAGAGTGAAACCTACACCGCCTATACCACAGGCAATGTGGACTTCGATACTGACAAACTGCGCTATAGCTATCAATCAATGATAACGCCTGCGTCTGTGATTGAGTTTGATATGGCGACCAAGGAAAAGAAAGTGCTCAAAGAGCAGGAAGTGCTCGGCGGTAAGTTCAATAAAGATAATTACGTAGAGGAACGCCTATGGGCAACCGCACAGGACGGCACCAAAGTGCCGATGTCGGTGGTGTATCGCAAGGGCTTGAAGAAAGACGGTAAGAACCCGTTGCTCTTGTACGGCTATGGGTCGTACGGGGAGACGATTAGTCCGTATTTTTCCACCTCGCGACTGAGCCTTTTAGACCGTGGCTTTGTGTATGTAATTGCCCATATACGCGGTGGGGAATACCTTGGGAGACAGTGGTATGAGGACGGTAAGTTGCTCAAAAAGAAGAACACGTTTACTGACTTTATCGACTGCTCGAAATACCTGATTGCACAAAAGTATACCTCACCTGAGTATCTTTTTG from Capnocytophaga haemolytica harbors:
- a CDS encoding S9 family peptidase; translated protein: MENTNIQPPVAKRVPHTLEKFGTKRVDDYFWLNNREDPAVIAYLEAENAYYEAETAHTKGLQDALFKEMKARIKEDDSSVPYFYNGYWYITRMEQDKDYPIFTRRKGTMEGAEEVLFDCNTMAEGHAYFDLGGFAISDDNRWAVFGVDTVSRRQYTLRVKDLQTGEILADAIKNTTGSGVWAADNKTIFYTQKNPQTLRSDKVYRHERGTAAKGDVLVFDEKDDTFYAHVYREKSKKYIVITSESTMTTECQILRSDNPKGKFKVFQKRERGLEYEISHYGDHFYIVTNKDGATNFKLMRTPETATGKSHWTEVIPHRKDVRLNDIEIFKNYLVVEETYQGLDRIHIRPWSGGEGYYLPFESETYTAYTTGNVDFDTDKLRYSYQSMITPASVIEFDMATKEKKVLKEQEVLGGKFNKDNYVEERLWATAQDGTKVPMSVVYRKGLKKDGKNPLLLYGYGSYGETISPYFSTSRLSLLDRGFVYVIAHIRGGEYLGRQWYEDGKLLKKKNTFTDFIDCSKYLIAQKYTSPEYLFAEGGSAGGLLMGAVVNMAPQLYKGVIAQVPFVDVVTTMLDESIPLTTGEYDEWGNPNEKVYFDYMLSYSPYDQVKAQAYPNMYVSTGLHDSQVQYWEPAKWVAKLRAVKTDNNKLYLDTNMDAGHGGASGRFEALKEVAKEYAFMLDLLGVKN